The genomic window CATGGCACGCTCAATCCCTTCCACTTGAGAAAAGAATTTGAAAAAATACTCAGGAGGCTTTTTAATGAGTTATGGGCCAATGAACCATGAGGCGAAAATCCACGCCCCCTTCGGTTACCTTTTCCCGTGAGGCAACGCGCACCATCTAAATTCCGCGGAGCAAAAAGGGGCTGACTTCAAGCAATCCCCCGTGTCCTATTCCCTCATCCCGTTTCCGCCGTCGAGCATCGCCGCGATTTCGTCCACCACAGTTTCTGAAAGCTCCCCGGCGGAGGCTTTCAGCATAAGCAGGCTTATCACATATGAATATTTCGCCTGGGCATAGTCTCGCCGGGCGGAAAAAAGCTGCTGCTGCGCGTTTAGCGCGTCCACCGCCGTGCGCACCCCCACTTCAAGACCTTTCTTTGTGGAGTCCAGCGATTTTTCGCTGGAGACAAGGGCCTGCCCCAGCGCATTGACCCGCGCCGCTCCGTTTGTGACGTTCATGAAAGCGGAGTAGGCGGCAAGCTTGGCCTGGCGGGAGGCGTCCTCCACGTCGCGGCTGGTCTTCTCCTCAAGGGCGGCGCTTTCCCGCACCTTGGAAGCTGTGGCCCCCCCGGCGAACAATGGAAAAGTGACCTGCGCACCGGCGTATTTTGCGGTATTGTCATAACCGATGTTGTACTGGCTGTCCCCCACGCCGCTGTAATTGTATCCGGCGATCATATCGATGGTGGGATAGTGCCCGGAGCGGCTTTTAGAGGTCTCCTCCCGGGCGATCTGAAGCCCAAGCCGGGCGGAGCGCAGAAGTGGAGAGCCCTTGTCCGCCATTTCCATCCATTCGGAGGCCGAGTCCGGCGACGGTGTGGTCATCTCCAGGCTGTCCGAAAGCGGAGTCAACGGCGGGGGAGGGGCGCCTATGAGCCGTGCCAGCGCCTGTTTCTTTATTTCCAGGTCGTTGATGGCGGCGATTTCCTGCGATGTGGCGATGTCGTTGCGGGCCTGGGCGTCATGGGTGTCCGTTATGGTGGCGGCGCCAAGCTCGAACATGCGGCGCGCCTGTTGCAACTGCTCGCCGATGGCCTTTTTCTGGGCGCGGACGAATTCAACGGTGTCCTGCGCCAAAAGCACGTCGAAATAGGCCTGGGCGGCCCGCAGGACCAGCTCTTGAGACGCGGAGGCGAACTGCAATTCCGCCTGTTCCGCCTGAAGCTTCAACTGGCTGTACGCCGCGAAATTGCCCATCCGGAATATGGGCTGAGAGAGCGAAACGTTTACGCTTTCCGAGTCGTAATTCTGTTTTTTAGTTGTGTACGCCGAATCGGCAGGCTGATTGCGGTATGTGGTCCGCGAATCTACGACCTTCGCGTCGGCGGAAAGGTTGATGGAAGGGAGCACCATCGAATACGCCTGCGAC from Nitrospinota bacterium includes these protein-coding regions:
- a CDS encoding TolC family outer membrane protein, yielding MKTKDKETAATRTQRRRASKLSGQYESVVRPDCCPKGKTRETNAVRGVLHPGLYVYKSAKLLTLGHRGEEHPDEHLGNSQRRPRGSNWTTLPRSHGWNDLLFSVPLCLCGLILSSLISGPAFADEPARAGFREIYDLARANDAVFASAQSALAAGREKGSQAYSMVLPSINLSADAKVVDSRTTYRNQPADSAYTTKKQNYDSESVNVSLSQPIFRMGNFAAYSQLKLQAEQAELQFASASQELVLRAAQAYFDVLLAQDTVEFVRAQKKAIGEQLQQARRMFELGAATITDTHDAQARNDIATSQEIAAINDLEIKKQALARLIGAPPPPLTPLSDSLEMTTPSPDSASEWMEMADKGSPLLRSARLGLQIAREETSKSRSGHYPTIDMIAGYNYSGVGDSQYNIGYDNTAKYAGAQVTFPLFAGGATASKVRESAALEEKTSRDVEDASRQAKLAAYSAFMNVTNGAARVNALGQALVSSEKSLDSTKKGLEVGVRTAVDALNAQQQLFSARRDYAQAKYSYVISLLMLKASAGELSETVVDEIAAMLDGGNGMRE